ATGTCGGGGCTCAGGGGCGGCCCGTAAAGTATCGTCTCGATCTCCCGGACGTCCGCGTCGTACGGCCTCGCGCCCCTGGCGCCCTCGTTGGCCACTACCCTGTCCAGGACGTCCTGCAGGGCCTGACTGCAGGCTGGAGTTCCTCGGACCAGTCGCCTGATCTGGGGCTGAGGCATGTTGGTCAGTAGGAGGACCAACAGGGCTAGGTCCTGGCGGTCCAGGTCCCGGTTGTTGGCAATGCGCGGCAAGTTTTTGCGCAGCTCAGTGGTATTGCTGCTGCGGAACAAATGGTAGAAATCCTCGGCTTTGCTCGATGAGTTCATGATGTTGCAGCGCTCTGTTCCCACAGCTCACAGACGCACACAAGAAAAGCTATTGAGGAATGATTGCCCCAAGTTTAGAGAACCTATTGCCGTTACTTACAACTGCACACAGTCCAGGAGAGAGTAAGATCGTCGACCCTCACTCAAAGGAAGAGTTCAGTTGATCAGGGTGGCGGCAGTTGGAAGGCTTGTTGGATTTAGCCGCAACACTCAAACAGACTGGTTTGAATGGACTCTTGAGATAGCCGATGTCGAATTCAGCTGCAGACATGCATCCCTGGCAACAACATTTCTTGAGAACGTACATGCAGCCGACTGAATGCGATGAGGAGTGAGGCTTTGACGTTTGCTCAGCAGATGAGGGCGCACACACTCCACCTCACACCCAATCCTACCAGGTGCTCAAAGTGTCACTTGAGGCGTGTCTTCCTTCTTGCTTGGGTAGTGATGTTCCTGAcgaaagaaacagaaagaaatcaGAGTCTACAGAGCATGACCAAACTATTCTACTGTTCAGCTGATTGAAACAGCAAATCAAGTCGGGaggtggtggtgatagtggtggtggtggggggggggggcagggagagGGAGCGACTAAATCAGCATCTATTACCGACAGCTGCCCTGATGTCTGGTGTCTTTTATTGTATGGTATgtcttttggtttttgtttcactgtCTTGTTTTGTTCAATGTTCTGCTGCACTTCCTTAGACAACAGGAATGTCTCATGAATGGAAAGCAAAGAAGAGGGTTTCATATGTCATTAATAGACTCAACAACAATAAAGTCTGCGCTTGTTGCTATGACTGCATTTACGAGGAAAACATTTAAGAGGCCTGATTCATTACATTTGACCAAATATCAACCATTGAACACTAAGaattccttgtttgtttgtgcagaGTTCAAGCGCGAAACAAGATATCGTAACAAGCAACCTAAGTATGAAGAACATGTTGATTTGTTATGATGCGGCTGTTAAGAAAAAGCAGAAACTAATGTCAAGTATGTGTTTATAAAACCAGATTCTGTTCTGCTAGATGCCAAACTTCCATGtggtatttttttccccatttgcTTTACACTGTCAGATATCGGTTTCAGATCATAgacacaccaaaaaacaaacaaacaaacaaataaaacaaacaaacaaacaaaaaacaattgaaagaaaaacaaaccaaaacttAGCAACCAGAGTTCAGGAACAATCTATTAACATTTTTGTTGGTgtatagttataacaaaatggAAACAGATGGTATTTATAAGCTCTGATTTACTTTGGGAATTCCAAATGAGCTAAAGAGAGCAAAAATAGCATGCATCAAAATCCATGTAAACTTCAGCGTAGGAATGTTGTTCAGCTTTGATATTTGAATAGGAGATAAGACTGCTATTAAATAACTTTGTTGTTTGGGGAATCCCAGAATAAGTGGGGGCGTGGGCATTGCATgacatatgaagggtttgttcgcaaaaaccgataagtccatatttgccaaatggagatatttgcgattaaaggtcaagaaaaataaagagaataataaaatttttgcttcttttgaccataacttcaaaaatatacctttatatgtagtgaccaatatatcatttaaaaggtattattttgtactttatgacagagaccttacttcaaaatcttcaaaaatggactcatCGGTTTTTGCAACCAAACCCTTCATATTTACAACCATAGGGCGTACAGGGAATGATCTAGAATCCCGAGAGAATGATCGTCGTACTGGTGCTTGTGACATTGAAGCGTGAAGAATGTTGTGTGATGCGAGACGCCGTATTAATCAATTGTGGGATTCTTCTCACACCTTTATTAATGCTTATTGGGATTTGTTCGCCATTTGGCATGCACACTGCGAGtgcttaacctgttgaggacgagtcccgagtgtactcgggcaagtgtcaatgggaaatgggcatggtagcaaaatcagtccgtcctcaactggttagAATGCTGCACGTTGGACGTAAAGTTGTACATTCTGCTTGTTTTCAGAAATTTAGTTTTAGCATCAAAACTCCTTTAAAACTTAATAAAAGTGAATGGAACTTAATGTATTTGAACATGAAATATGTTGCAGAAACATGAAGAGGATGAcccgctgaaaaaaaaagagtatcacAGAATGTTAAAATCAAgggatatatatgtatacagtgtatatggtatatatatatatatacatgtatatacatatacatatgaagagtttgtttgcaaaaaccgataagtccatatttgaagattttgaagtacggtctttgtcataaagtacaaaataataccttttaaatgatatattggtcactacatataaaggtacatttttgaagttatggtcaaaagaagcaaaaattttcttattattctctgtatttttcttgacctttaatcgcaaatatctccatttggcaaatatggccttatcggtttttgcaaacaaactcttcttatacatatatatatatatatatatatatatatatatatatatgaaaattttttttttttgcagggggggggggggtgaggggctTCGGGGAAACTTTATTTTGTGCTCTCGGTGATGGTGATATAGCCCAAAATTTACAAATGGAACGGCATTCCTATCTGAGGAGAAGAAAATTAACAACAACACATTTGCAAAATGTACATTCCTAAATGTGtgattattttgaaaacaatgtGTGGAATGTTTAATAATGCATTTATGGGAACTGAGTgaggcatgttttttttttttttttttttctatctactTATGTCCCAGAAACCCCAGTTAGGCTGTTTAATGCCGTAtctgtttgttttaattctcaTCATTCATTGCAAGCATTTCGtacagggatggtatagttttggttgagatggggatccAGGGTTTAGCTTTTCATGAGATGATTTGAAACTACTTATTAAATATTTAACAGCATAGAATTCAAATGACAGGAATATGAAGTTCAATTTgcatttttgaaatggcttagatatccaaaaacaaagtgattcttataaaagatgggtcccacctttttattaggaccactttatCTTACTTTGTAatatgtttttggatatctcggccatttcaaaaccgattttcatcctataaacttttaattcctttcataattgtatgctctttcatatttcatataagtggtttccaCTTAtatcgcaaaaatttaaaacctgaatcctcatctcaactagaactattttattatcatccctttaatgaggaaaagaggaagaagaaggaaagtTTCATTTCAAACCTATCACGATGTCTCAGATTGAAAGAAGATTAATATCCAGTCTGTTGCCTCCAGTAAATGACAACTTTGAAAAAGAGTTTAACCCATCAAGTCCTAGTGTGCTTTTGTGGCATAAATTGTCATCTTTTCCTCAGGACGTGATGGGTTAAACTCTCTTCAAGGCTGCCATTTATAGGAGACAACAAATTGGATATCAATGTTCATTCTATGCGAGACGACATGGTAGGTTTTGAATAGAAGCTTTCCTTCTTCTGTTTGTTGTTAGTCTATGAAAATGTTACAAAGCTGGCATAAAATGTGGAGCAGACTTTCCCTTGATGTTCTCACAGGAGATggtattaacccattgaggacagtttgattaagctacaacacgcatttcccatagacacttgcccgagtatactctggactcgtcctcaatgggttaaatgtaTAAAAGCAATTATCCTTTTAGAGCTCCAGTCCAGAAATGGTCCTTATCAGATTCTGCTCTTTTCCATATCACTTCCAGTCTCTCTGAGGAGACAAAACATTATGTGATATTCTGGACCCCCAAAGTcggccagtttttttttttttttttttttggggggggggttcatttAAAGCTTCTGCCTGTTGAGTTTAGTCAGGACATTGTAGAAGGCAGATGGAATGACTAGATAGAGCTGATATTCCAATGCTCTCTGATGAGGAGAGTAGAACAGACCTTTACTGCAAGGACGACCAGATTATGAATCATCCATGGTCTACTCTCTCATGCTGTCATCAATATAAACAAGAAAACTTTGGCACCTTCAGCAGCAAGGTTGTAAGCTACAATGTACACGATATGTACTCCAGCATATGGgataggtgggggggggggggggatgggggttgGGAAGGGGGTAAAGTGACTCAAGGAGAGAAAGACAGCCTGGCATAGTTTTCACTAGGCATAGGCCTACAGGTTTGGGATGGGCATACAATAGCTACATGTATGCCTTATTGAATAACAAAAAGTACATCGCTTCCACGGATTGGTTCGAATATGAGCCCACCATTTGAAAAGCTGCAGACAAGAGCTGTAAACAACTCAGCTAGACTTTGACACTGAATGCCTGCAACATGGCATGACCTAGGTTCAAGTTTGAATGGatgcttcttcttttcttttttttttttttttttttttttttttttgaagtttacCCATTGAAATGGGAGAATaccagtacatgcatgtgtatgACTCAGGTGTGAAATTTTATGGTACAAATAAAAATGCTCTGGTAAACGCAAACAAAATGAGGGAAACATTCTGATGCACCCTTTGGACTAACTTTACATTCGTATTGCAGCTGTTATTGCATGGGTGGTTTCTTGCCCGTTGCGTACCGTAGCatatttatttgcatattagtGCATATGTGTGCAAAGAGAGGAGCTATGTGGAATTGATGTACAGAGAGCTGCCATGTCTACTGGAAAACGAGGAATGTtggtgtgcattttgatttcgcgagagctaagattcgcaaaattaaaatgcacatgaaagtccttgatgtctacactatacgcattgagtgtaagaggcaactcgcaaaaatttcatgccgtgaaaaaggctgtcggttCCAATTcgaaaaaaatttcatgctgcgaaaaggctgtcggctccaattggcggaaatttcatgccacaaaaatattgtgttttacagtaattgatTTTGCAGGAGGTACCCTGAAAATGTAGATATAAACTTTTTAGTGCCTTATAAGAAGAGTACAAAAAGCCCCACTCATTTGGGAGTAATTCCATGTGCCTACTGAGATGTATGGAACATGCAATTACAGTCATCCTTGCCTATAAGAGTCAaatttacaatttgtatttggactgaagaaatagctttgacttagagaaaattcgacttatgagggGTTAAAGTCAAtagatataaagagaagaggacttgaaaagacctttgacttaggcgattatttgacttatgtgAGGTCGACttttaagcaaggttgactgtatctCCCTGATTACATTGTGCGAATGTTGGTAGCTACTGTGTACACACGCTTTTTACCACCAATATGGCAGCCACCTAGAGACAGAAATTTTacatcatcacacattgtgtgaaaatttaCTTCACAATGTCCACCAGTATGCAGGTTGTCCATGCACACATGTAGAATTCCTGACATCTTGCTGTGgtaaagaaatgtgaaataataAAGTGAAATGATTAATGCATGTCCCTGGTACATACTAGAAACACACTCAC
The sequence above is a segment of the Diadema setosum chromosome 12, eeDiaSeto1, whole genome shotgun sequence genome. Coding sequences within it:
- the LOC140236167 gene encoding uncharacterized protein — translated: MNSSSKAEDFYHLFRSSNTTELRKNLPRIANNRDLDRQDLALLVLLLTNMPQPQIRRLVRGTPACSQALQDVLDRVVANEGARGARPYDADVREIETILYGPPLSPDIP